A window of Sphingobacterium sp. SRCM116780 contains these coding sequences:
- the fabG gene encoding 3-oxoacyl-[acyl-carrier-protein] reductase, which produces MKLLEGKIALITGASKGIGRKIAEVFAQNGANVAFTYLSSVEKGQALEQELQAFGTTVKGYRSDASKFDEADKLISDIVADFGTIDIVVNNAGITKDGLLMRMTEENWDDVINVNLKSIFNITKAASKVMMKNRKGSFINMSSVVGVQGNAGQANYAASKAGIIGFSKSIAKELGSRNIRTNVVAPGFIRTEMTEVLDPKVVEGWEAGIPLKRAGEAEDVANVCLFLASDLSAYVTGQVLPVDGGML; this is translated from the coding sequence ATGAAATTACTTGAAGGAAAAATTGCTCTTATTACTGGAGCATCAAAAGGAATAGGTAGAAAAATTGCTGAAGTATTTGCTCAAAATGGAGCAAATGTAGCATTCACATATTTATCATCTGTGGAAAAAGGTCAGGCTTTAGAGCAAGAACTTCAGGCTTTCGGAACTACTGTAAAAGGTTACCGTTCGGATGCATCAAAATTTGATGAAGCGGATAAATTAATTAGCGATATTGTAGCTGATTTTGGCACCATTGATATTGTGGTAAACAATGCTGGAATTACAAAAGATGGGTTGTTGATGCGTATGACAGAAGAAAACTGGGATGATGTTATCAATGTAAACTTGAAATCGATTTTTAATATAACAAAAGCGGCGTCTAAAGTTATGATGAAGAACCGTAAAGGGTCGTTTATCAATATGAGTTCCGTTGTTGGGGTTCAAGGGAATGCTGGTCAAGCTAATTATGCCGCTTCTAAGGCAGGTATTATTGGTTTCTCTAAATCTATCGCTAAAGAATTAGGATCAAGAAATATCCGGACTAATGTGGTTGCACCTGGATTTATTCGTACAGAAATGACGGAAGTATTAGATCCTAAAGTTGTTGAAGGATGGGAAGCAGGTATTCCATTAAAGCGTGCTGGAGAGGCTGAAGACGTTGCTAATGTTTGTTTATTTTTAGCATCAGATCTATCTGCTTATGTAACTGGCCAAGTATTACCCGTTGACGGTGGAATGTTATAA
- a CDS encoding malate:quinone oxidoreductase gives MSKKTKNTKEVDVVLIGAGIMSATLGTLINELSPDIKIEILERLDVVAAESSDAWNNAGTGHSALCELNYTPQKEDGSVEIDKAISIAEQFEVSKQFWTYLVDKGVIPKPEDFIRSVPHMSAVFGEKDIDFLRKRFDALSPNNLFKGMEFTEDKAVLNEWIPLMMKGRPADDKIAATKMILGTDVNFGSLTRDLVKHLDAKDNITLHLKQEVRDIERNDNDTWKIEVKDLQTGEKREINAKFVFIGAGGHSLLLLEKSGIPESKGYGGFPVGGQWLRCVNEEVINGHHAKVYGKASIGAPPMSVPHLDTRYIDGKQALLFGPYAGFSTKFLKQGSYFDLPASIKLSNIKPMLSVGRDNMDLTKYLISEVMKSPKDKLDALKQFMPTAKLEDWKIEAAGQRVQVIKKDAKHGGVLEFGTEVVSSADGSIAALLGASPGASTSVAIMIKLLKRCFPDRAKSDEYRKKLREIIPSHGQSLNDNVELCKATRERTHTALKLDNFKD, from the coding sequence ATGAGTAAAAAAACAAAAAATACCAAAGAGGTAGATGTCGTTTTAATTGGCGCAGGTATCATGAGCGCAACTTTGGGCACACTAATTAATGAGTTAAGTCCAGATATTAAAATAGAGATTTTAGAACGTTTAGATGTAGTCGCTGCAGAAAGTTCTGATGCATGGAATAATGCAGGAACTGGCCACTCGGCATTATGTGAATTGAATTACACACCACAAAAAGAAGATGGTTCTGTAGAAATTGATAAAGCAATTAGTATTGCTGAACAATTTGAAGTGTCTAAACAATTTTGGACTTATTTAGTTGATAAAGGAGTTATTCCAAAACCAGAAGATTTTATTCGTTCAGTTCCGCATATGAGTGCTGTATTTGGCGAAAAGGATATTGATTTTTTACGTAAAAGATTTGATGCCTTATCTCCGAATAATTTGTTTAAAGGAATGGAGTTTACAGAAGATAAAGCTGTTCTTAACGAATGGATACCTTTAATGATGAAAGGTCGCCCAGCGGATGATAAAATTGCTGCGACTAAAATGATTTTAGGTACTGATGTAAATTTTGGTTCATTAACACGTGATTTAGTTAAGCATCTTGATGCGAAAGATAATATTACCTTACATCTAAAGCAGGAAGTGCGTGATATTGAAAGAAATGATAACGACACTTGGAAAATAGAAGTAAAGGATTTACAGACCGGAGAAAAACGTGAAATCAATGCTAAATTTGTATTTATTGGTGCTGGTGGACATTCTTTGTTGCTACTAGAAAAATCAGGCATCCCAGAATCAAAAGGATACGGAGGTTTTCCAGTAGGTGGTCAGTGGTTGCGATGTGTCAATGAAGAGGTTATTAATGGACATCATGCTAAAGTGTATGGAAAAGCATCAATTGGTGCGCCACCCATGTCTGTTCCACACTTAGATACACGTTATATAGATGGTAAACAAGCGCTACTGTTTGGCCCATATGCAGGGTTTTCTACTAAATTCTTGAAACAAGGATCGTATTTTGATTTACCTGCATCTATTAAATTGTCTAATATAAAACCTATGTTATCTGTAGGACGTGATAATATGGACTTGACGAAATACCTCATTTCTGAAGTGATGAAAAGTCCAAAAGACAAGCTGGATGCATTAAAACAATTTATGCCAACGGCAAAATTAGAGGATTGGAAAATTGAAGCGGCAGGCCAACGTGTTCAAGTAATCAAAAAAGATGCTAAACATGGTGGGGTATTAGAATTCGGTACAGAGGTTGTGTCTTCTGCAGATGGTTCAATTGCTGCATTGCTTGGTGCTTCACCAGGAGCTTCTACTTCAGTAGCAATTATGATCAAATTACTTAAAAGATGTTTCCCTGATCGGGCGAAATCAGATGAGTATCGTAAAAAATTGCGTGAGATTATCCCTTCTCATGGACAATCCCTTAACGATAATGTTGAATTATGTAAAGCGACAAGAGAGCGTACACATACAGCATTGAAATTAGATAATTTTAAAGATTAA
- the pnuC gene encoding nicotinamide riboside transporter PnuC: MHIDQILADFFQQIKATSLAEWLAVGFGILQVWFAKANKPINYLFGIFGILISIYALFFAKLYGEIVLNMYYLLMSIYGWIYWEQNSNQSQAISTSTKKDWIVVLMICFIGFNIFYFGLIHVTDSDVPLWDALVSCTAWAGMWLLAKRKIENWILLNISNLMAIPLLYHKGLLLFAALTLFLFVMAFFGYFNWKRLLKREFTYVAQPSSN, translated from the coding sequence ATGCATATAGATCAAATTTTAGCAGATTTTTTTCAACAAATCAAAGCAACGTCTTTAGCCGAATGGCTTGCTGTTGGCTTTGGTATTCTACAGGTATGGTTTGCCAAAGCTAATAAACCGATCAATTATCTCTTCGGTATTTTTGGTATCTTGATATCGATATATGCGTTGTTCTTTGCTAAGTTGTATGGAGAGATTGTACTCAATATGTATTATTTGCTGATGAGTATCTACGGTTGGATATATTGGGAACAGAACAGCAATCAATCACAGGCTATATCGACATCAACGAAAAAAGATTGGATCGTTGTGCTGATGATTTGCTTTATTGGATTTAATATATTCTATTTTGGATTGATACATGTTACGGATTCGGATGTTCCTTTGTGGGATGCACTTGTGTCTTGTACAGCATGGGCAGGAATGTGGTTATTAGCAAAACGGAAGATAGAAAACTGGATACTATTAAACATCAGTAACCTCATGGCAATACCTTTACTTTACCATAAAGGTCTATTACTGTTTGCTGCTTTAACTTTATTTTTATTTGTCATGGCATTTTTTGGCTATTTTAACTGGAAACGACTTTTAAAACGTGAATTTACATATGTTGCTCAACCAAGCTCAAATTAA
- a CDS encoding acyl-CoA dehydrogenase: MLLNQAQINIIKDQQALAIQAKSMTSQQLDLAISEKWFKIWVPKSLGGMGLPLIDGLQFLEELAYYDGGLAWTVTLCSGANLFVGFIDPQIGKEIFENPAVCLGGSGRASGYAEKMNDGYRIKGYWKYATGAPHLTHFTANCIVTENGIPLLDEHGESLVKSFFFDRDDVLIHYDWDTFGLECTASHSFSVENHFVKASRSFLIKETTSTWSDQLYQYPFMPFAELTLLTNFIGMYKRFLDLVEKYFIQRSNDTIWLENKGKEKFKLLDGIQHDLDTRRLSIYKLAEHSWQNLTYKKDNQSLYDSIAVESRDFVVIIKQNIIALFPLCGIAAAQREHEMNIVFRNIFTATQHSLLQH; encoded by the coding sequence ATGTTGCTCAACCAAGCTCAAATTAATATAATAAAGGATCAGCAGGCATTAGCGATTCAAGCTAAATCAATGACTTCGCAACAATTAGATTTAGCTATTTCTGAAAAATGGTTCAAGATTTGGGTGCCAAAATCTCTCGGTGGAATGGGACTACCTTTAATAGACGGGCTCCAGTTTTTAGAAGAATTAGCCTATTATGATGGGGGACTAGCATGGACAGTCACATTATGTTCAGGAGCAAATCTTTTTGTCGGGTTTATTGATCCACAAATTGGGAAAGAGATCTTTGAAAACCCCGCGGTCTGTCTTGGAGGCAGCGGACGTGCTTCTGGATATGCGGAAAAAATGAACGATGGATATCGAATTAAAGGATATTGGAAATATGCAACAGGAGCTCCCCATTTGACCCATTTCACGGCAAATTGTATAGTAACTGAAAACGGTATACCGTTACTTGATGAACATGGGGAATCACTTGTAAAATCATTCTTTTTTGATCGAGATGATGTGTTAATACATTATGACTGGGATACTTTTGGCCTTGAATGTACCGCAAGTCATAGTTTTTCCGTAGAAAACCATTTTGTAAAAGCATCAAGGAGTTTTCTGATAAAAGAGACAACAAGTACTTGGTCTGATCAATTGTACCAGTATCCATTTATGCCATTTGCAGAATTAACCTTATTAACTAATTTTATAGGGATGTATAAACGTTTTCTTGATTTAGTTGAGAAATATTTTATTCAACGATCTAATGATACCATTTGGTTAGAAAATAAAGGAAAGGAAAAGTTTAAATTATTGGATGGGATACAACATGATCTTGATACCCGCAGACTCTCTATTTATAAATTAGCTGAACATTCATGGCAAAATCTAACATATAAAAAAGATAATCAGTCGTTATATGACAGTATTGCTGTTGAAAGTCGAGATTTTGTAGTAATAATTAAACAAAACATCATCGCTTTGTTTCCGCTTTGTGGTATTGCAGCTGCTCAACGTGAGCATGAAATGAATATTGTATTTCGTAATATTTTTACAGCCACTCAGCATAGCTTATTGCAACATTAA
- a CDS encoding DUF6965 family protein, whose protein sequence is MTIEELKEYFDSVSLPNEIQITIDMHVFDMPKFIQSNLAALERWTKEKEKCPSYLRLMNLKDALEKQH, encoded by the coding sequence ATGACTATTGAAGAACTAAAAGAATACTTTGATTCTGTTTCATTACCAAATGAGATACAAATTACGATCGATATGCATGTTTTTGATATGCCTAAATTTATTCAGTCAAATTTAGCAGCTCTTGAAAGATGGACAAAGGAAAAGGAGAAATGCCCTTCTTACTTGCGGCTCATGAACTTGAAAGATGCGCTTGAAAAGCAACATTAA
- a CDS encoding GNAT family N-acetyltransferase, whose amino-acid sequence MIIEKSCISDLSAHMELYHKAIAFQRSVGNANWIGFDDQAVLKEIESELQYKIVIDGKIACVFLLTTSDPIIWKEKDADPAIYIHRIATNPDFRGQNFVKKIIDFVKDLALKEHKTFIRMDTTAGNDRLNDYYKKCGFTIVDTISIQGTADMPTHYQNNLFTLFEMNV is encoded by the coding sequence ATGATTATAGAAAAAAGCTGTATCTCTGATTTATCTGCTCATATGGAGTTGTATCATAAAGCAATTGCATTCCAACGTTCAGTAGGGAATGCTAACTGGATAGGGTTTGACGATCAAGCTGTCCTCAAAGAAATAGAATCAGAATTACAATATAAAATAGTTATTGATGGTAAAATTGCTTGTGTATTTTTATTAACAACATCAGATCCTATTATTTGGAAAGAAAAGGATGCAGATCCTGCAATTTACATTCATCGTATTGCGACTAATCCTGACTTTAGAGGACAGAATTTCGTAAAGAAAATAATAGATTTCGTAAAAGATTTAGCTCTAAAGGAACATAAGACTTTTATCCGAATGGATACAACGGCGGGAAATGATCGATTGAATGATTATTATAAAAAATGTGGGTTTACCATTGTAGATACCATTTCGATACAAGGGACAGCAGATATGCCTACACATTATCAAAATAATTTATTTACCCTATTTGAGATGAACGTTTAG
- a CDS encoding DUF2809 domain-containing protein has translation MQHSFNFRFSSKYLLLTFLLFILEILIATIWKDIFWLRAYIGDVIVVILLYTMIKIFCDIDKTKLLLAIFIFSIVIELLQYFKFADFLGLQAGSIPYILLGNSFSWIDIFCYFLGCLITWVTPKL, from the coding sequence ATGCAACATAGCTTTAATTTTAGATTTTCAAGCAAGTATTTACTATTGACCTTTTTGTTATTTATCTTGGAAATTTTGATAGCGACTATATGGAAGGATATTTTTTGGTTAAGGGCTTATATCGGAGATGTGATTGTGGTTATATTATTGTATACGATGATCAAAATCTTTTGTGATATAGATAAAACAAAACTCCTTCTAGCTATTTTCATTTTTTCTATTGTTATTGAGTTATTACAATACTTTAAGTTTGCTGATTTTTTAGGCCTCCAAGCTGGAAGTATTCCTTATATACTCTTGGGAAATAGTTTTAGCTGGATAGATATCTTTTGTTATTTTTTAGGTTGTTTAATTACATGGGTAACACCTAAATTGTAA
- a CDS encoding SRPBCC family protein, with amino-acid sequence MALLILETSIKAPLIVVFDLSRSIDLHMLSTTDTHEKAIAGVTSGLIKLHETVKWKAKHLGIYQTLTVRITQMKEPYFFEDKMIQGIFEFMEHQHIFEEINDEVVMKDIFQFRAPWGILGRLAEWMFLKRYMKRFLEERNTVIKEVAESGKWRNFLSYPF; translated from the coding sequence ATGGCCCTTTTAATTTTAGAAACAAGCATTAAGGCACCCCTTATAGTTGTATTTGATCTATCTCGAAGTATTGATCTTCATATGCTATCGACTACGGATACCCATGAAAAAGCAATAGCAGGTGTTACCTCTGGACTAATAAAATTGCACGAAACTGTTAAATGGAAAGCTAAACATTTAGGAATTTATCAAACGTTAACAGTTCGAATTACGCAGATGAAAGAGCCTTATTTCTTTGAAGATAAAATGATTCAAGGCATTTTTGAATTTATGGAACATCAGCATATTTTTGAAGAGATCAATGATGAAGTTGTAATGAAAGATATTTTTCAGTTTCGCGCTCCATGGGGGATATTAGGGAGATTAGCGGAGTGGATGTTTCTTAAAAGATATATGAAACGATTCTTAGAAGAGCGTAACACTGTTATAAAAGAAGTTGCAGAATCGGGAAAGTGGAGGAATTTTCTGTCTTATCCCTTTTAA
- a CDS encoding DUF1304 domain-containing protein, giving the protein MEIYSKIAISLVAVEHLYILWMEMFAWETKGKEVFKDAMPKELFTPTKGLAANQGLYNGFLAAGLIWSLIICDLYWQKNIALFFLGCVVIAGIYGAFSASKKIFFVQALPAIVAIILIIVS; this is encoded by the coding sequence ATGGAAATATATTCGAAAATTGCCATAAGTTTAGTTGCAGTGGAGCATTTATATATTTTATGGATGGAAATGTTTGCTTGGGAAACCAAGGGAAAAGAAGTCTTTAAGGACGCTATGCCAAAAGAATTGTTTACACCAACCAAAGGTCTGGCAGCAAATCAAGGATTATATAATGGGTTTTTAGCAGCTGGTTTAATTTGGTCACTTATTATTTGCGATCTGTATTGGCAAAAGAATATTGCATTATTTTTTTTAGGATGTGTTGTTATTGCAGGAATTTATGGTGCATTTTCAGCCTCAAAAAAAATATTTTTTGTACAGGCATTACCTGCTATTGTTGCTATTATATTAATTATTGTTTCATAA
- a CDS encoding cupin domain-containing protein, whose product MKEELFHLENQNTWEDLGKGVKRQVAVFNSMMMLTKVKFEKGAKGELHQHPHIQISYVKSGKFLYIIDDVVQTLEEGDSCIIPANSVHGCECISAGELIDSFTPCREDFLKEEAS is encoded by the coding sequence ATGAAAGAAGAATTGTTCCATCTAGAGAATCAAAACACTTGGGAAGATTTGGGAAAAGGAGTTAAAAGGCAGGTAGCCGTGTTTAATTCTATGATGATGCTGACTAAAGTTAAGTTTGAAAAAGGGGCAAAGGGTGAGCTACATCAACATCCACATATACAAATCTCGTATGTTAAATCAGGTAAATTTCTGTATATCATTGATGATGTAGTGCAAACACTAGAAGAAGGGGATAGTTGTATTATTCCTGCAAATTCAGTACATGGTTGTGAATGCATATCCGCAGGAGAGCTTATTGATTCGTTTACACCCTGTAGAGAAGATTTTCTTAAAGAAGAAGCTTCTTAA
- the ligD gene encoding DNA ligase D encodes MGKLSPYQNKRDFNQTKEPSGAAKSRKVTRLRFVVQRHHASRLHYDFRLELDGVLKSWAVPKGPSMNPQDKRLAVRVEDHPIDYASFEGSIPEGNYGAGQVSIFDAGYYDFLEDDTALQFLKKLENGSLKFILHGHILKGEFVLVLIKDGQEKNWLLIKHKDKYATQISFDIESFIDDAVKKIGRGTSAIQGKKKDSIKTKEPPKNKKDNSSDKENGVMLTQLVSQLPEDVNWIYEKKYDGFRLLASVNKQQVNLVSRNGLPMNKLFPSIVKSLEEISLQNFQLDGEIVVEDQNGYSKFQELKSGEPLKAGLLLKYYIFDILELNGNDLTSFPLFERKELLDLTLKKHFSFPLLPVETLAEKPSNLLSVAAKMGWEGIIGKLRDSSYQRGKRTGDWIKVKVHKSLEALICGYTQPQGTRDYFGALVLGYYDHDRLIYLGNCGTGFKDSDLKELYQEFEKLIRSNKPFDKSIKIAKEKEVTWLIPKLVAEIYYSDWTQDHHLRQPVFKGLRTDKTKDSMNTEEIKTTQLPSIEKEQLKINRHLVQLSHLDKIYWPEEGYTKGQMLAYYEQFGDFLLPYLHDKPISLHRFPNGINSKGFFQKDLDIKNLPSWIKTKSIFSESSNRDINYLICNNKETLLYLANLGSIEINPWLSSYKKPDKPTFAVLDLDPNGMDFQEVVQVALTVKEIMDEVNVQAHVKTSGSSGLHIYFYLKERYAFEVVRNFVEWLATLVQQKHPDTTSIERNLDKRKGLIYLDYLQNRSGQTVVAPYSIRPKKGATISAPLDWKEVNPNLEISLFNIETMPGRLQNNPDPWQNIWDHPIDLKQALLKL; translated from the coding sequence ATGGGCAAATTATCACCCTATCAAAACAAGCGTGATTTTAATCAGACAAAGGAACCGAGCGGAGCCGCTAAATCTCGAAAAGTAACACGTTTGCGCTTTGTGGTACAGCGCCACCATGCTAGTCGTTTGCACTATGATTTTCGACTGGAATTAGACGGTGTTTTAAAAAGCTGGGCTGTGCCAAAAGGACCATCTATGAATCCTCAAGATAAGCGATTAGCTGTAAGGGTAGAAGATCATCCTATCGATTACGCTTCTTTTGAAGGAAGTATTCCTGAGGGAAATTATGGGGCAGGACAAGTGAGTATTTTCGACGCTGGTTATTATGATTTTTTAGAAGACGATACTGCTCTCCAGTTTTTGAAAAAATTAGAAAATGGCTCCCTTAAATTTATCTTGCATGGACATATCTTGAAAGGAGAATTTGTATTGGTTTTGATCAAGGATGGTCAGGAGAAGAACTGGTTGCTGATCAAACATAAAGACAAATATGCAACACAAATATCCTTTGATATTGAGAGTTTTATAGATGATGCTGTCAAGAAAATAGGACGTGGTACCTCGGCAATTCAAGGTAAGAAAAAAGATAGTATAAAGACCAAAGAACCTCCTAAAAATAAAAAAGACAATTCATCCGATAAAGAAAATGGAGTCATGCTCACCCAATTGGTTTCACAGTTACCCGAAGATGTTAATTGGATTTATGAAAAGAAATATGATGGTTTTCGTTTGTTAGCATCTGTAAATAAGCAACAAGTCAATCTAGTGTCTCGTAATGGGCTGCCAATGAATAAATTATTTCCGAGCATAGTGAAAAGTTTAGAAGAGATTTCTTTACAAAATTTTCAACTCGATGGAGAAATAGTTGTTGAAGATCAGAATGGTTATTCTAAATTTCAGGAATTAAAAAGCGGAGAACCACTTAAAGCAGGTTTACTGTTGAAATATTACATATTTGATATTTTGGAATTGAACGGAAATGATTTAACCTCTTTTCCACTTTTTGAGCGAAAGGAATTATTGGATTTGACACTGAAGAAACACTTTTCTTTCCCGTTATTACCTGTTGAGACCTTAGCGGAAAAACCATCAAATTTATTATCTGTTGCTGCAAAAATGGGCTGGGAAGGAATTATTGGTAAATTAAGGGATAGCAGCTATCAACGAGGCAAACGTACAGGAGATTGGATTAAAGTGAAAGTACATAAAAGTCTAGAAGCGTTAATCTGTGGGTATACGCAACCACAAGGTACACGCGACTATTTTGGAGCACTTGTTTTGGGCTATTATGACCATGATCGCCTTATTTATCTAGGGAATTGTGGTACAGGATTTAAAGACAGTGATTTAAAAGAACTTTATCAAGAATTTGAAAAACTCATTAGATCGAATAAACCATTCGATAAGTCGATCAAGATCGCAAAAGAAAAAGAGGTTACTTGGTTGATTCCAAAACTAGTAGCTGAAATCTATTATAGTGATTGGACACAAGATCATCATTTGAGACAACCTGTATTTAAGGGATTGCGTACAGATAAAACTAAGGATAGCATGAATACTGAAGAAATAAAAACAACACAGCTTCCGAGTATAGAAAAAGAACAATTAAAAATCAACAGACATCTGGTTCAATTAAGTCATCTTGATAAAATTTACTGGCCAGAGGAAGGATATACCAAAGGGCAAATGTTAGCTTACTACGAACAGTTTGGTGATTTTTTGTTACCCTACCTGCACGATAAGCCAATTTCTCTTCATCGTTTTCCAAACGGTATCAACAGCAAAGGTTTTTTTCAAAAGGATCTGGATATTAAAAATCTACCAAGTTGGATTAAAACAAAAAGTATATTTTCTGAAAGTAGTAATCGCGATATAAATTATCTGATCTGCAATAATAAAGAAACGCTGCTTTATCTTGCTAACCTAGGTTCCATAGAAATCAATCCATGGCTTTCTTCTTATAAAAAACCTGATAAACCAACCTTTGCTGTACTTGATCTTGATCCTAATGGTATGGATTTTCAAGAAGTTGTTCAAGTAGCTTTAACGGTTAAAGAAATCATGGATGAAGTAAATGTTCAGGCACATGTAAAGACTTCAGGTTCTTCAGGACTTCATATTTATTTTTACCTTAAAGAGCGCTATGCGTTTGAAGTTGTTCGCAATTTTGTGGAGTGGCTCGCTACCTTAGTCCAACAGAAGCATCCAGATACGACTAGCATAGAAAGAAATTTAGATAAAAGAAAAGGTCTTATCTATCTGGACTACTTGCAAAATAGGAGTGGACAGACGGTGGTTGCTCCTTATTCGATCCGACCAAAGAAGGGCGCAACGATCAGTGCACCTCTTGATTGGAAAGAAGTTAATCCAAATTTAGAAATCTCTCTTTTCAATATTGAAACCATGCCAGGCAGGCTACAAAATAATCCTGATCCTTGGCAAAACATTTGGGATCATCCAATTGATCTAAAGCAAGCCTTGTTAAAACTTTAA
- a CDS encoding Ku protein: MRAIWTGAIGFGLVNIPIKLYSATASSSLDLDMLDRKDQSNIKFKRVNEKTGKEVGWENIVKGYFLKDHYVILEDADFEEASPEKTKMINLHAFVQLNEIDSIYFETPYFMEPQKGGEKAYQLLTKALEKSKTAGLGSFVMRNVEHLALVKPYQGGLVLNKIRYQQEIKSMDELHLPSAIKIQKAEMDMALQLIKQHSKVFDISKYKNEYMQDLLKIIQQKDKGKRATIRKINVENTKATELLAKLKASLA; the protein is encoded by the coding sequence ATGCGAGCAATTTGGACAGGAGCTATTGGCTTTGGGTTGGTCAATATTCCTATAAAACTATACAGCGCAACAGCAAGTAGTAGTTTAGACTTGGATATGCTGGATAGAAAGGATCAATCGAATATAAAATTCAAAAGAGTCAATGAAAAAACAGGAAAAGAAGTCGGTTGGGAAAATATCGTTAAAGGTTATTTTCTAAAGGATCATTATGTAATCTTAGAGGATGCTGATTTTGAAGAAGCCAGTCCTGAAAAAACAAAAATGATTAACCTCCATGCATTTGTACAACTCAATGAGATCGACAGTATCTATTTTGAAACTCCATACTTTATGGAACCTCAAAAAGGAGGCGAAAAAGCTTACCAACTGCTGACGAAAGCTTTAGAAAAAAGTAAAACTGCAGGTTTGGGTTCTTTTGTCATGCGCAATGTAGAGCATTTAGCTCTTGTAAAACCCTATCAAGGTGGTTTAGTTCTGAACAAAATCCGCTATCAACAAGAGATAAAGAGTATGGACGAACTTCATCTACCGAGCGCTATTAAGATTCAAAAGGCTGAAATGGATATGGCACTACAGCTTATCAAACAGCATAGTAAGGTGTTTGACATCAGCAAGTACAAAAATGAATATATGCAGGATTTGTTAAAAATCATTCAACAAAAAGATAAAGGAAAACGTGCGACCATCCGGAAGATCAATGTAGAAAATACCAAAGCAACAGAACTATTGGCTAAACTCAAAGCAAGTCTTGCTTAA